The Patescibacteria group bacterium genomic sequence ATGCTTATGACGCAAAATCGTTCCGATAAACAACTAATCGCCGATTATCTTGCTGGCGACGAACCATCGCTGGAGGTTTTAATTCAGCAATATCTGAAGCCAATATACAGTTTTGTTTATAGATATGTGGGCAATATGGACAATACGGAAGATATCACCCAAGAGGTATTTGCGCGAATGTGGAAGAATATTAAAAAATTTGACCCCAAAAGAAAATTCAAAACTTGGCTTTTTAGTATTGCCAAAAACGCGGCCATTGATTTCTTGAGAAAGAAAAAAACCATACCATTTTCGGAATTTTTCGCCCAAGGCAGATCCGCTTTTGATGGAAAAAATGAAGAGGGAGAAAATATGATTTACGAAACATTAAGCGATCCAGCTCCCCTTCCCGATGAATTACTTGAACGCGCGGATATCGCCCAAATGCTCGCCTCGGCAATGGATAAACTTTCACCCAAATATCGTATGGTGATATTCCTTCGCTACAATGACCATTTTACTTTTCACGAAATCGCTGAATCCCTAGAAGAGCCGCTCAATACTGTAAAAAGCCGCCACAGAAGAGCGCTTGTTAAACTTAGACAAATTATTACTAAATCCGCCTGATACAGACCCGCCTAAATCTAGGCGGGTTTTATGATTATCCCTTTTGAATTACGAAATCCACGATTTGCCCATCGAAAGAACCCCCCTACCCCCCCTGTCAGGGGGAAATTTGTATTTTCTAACCTTCCACAAGGGGGTAAAGTATGGACGGGTGCACCAAAATGCATTCTTTGTTCGTATTAGTATATGTAGTAAACCCCGTTAGAGAACCTCGTTTTCTAACCCCGTCTAGAAATTTATTTCTAACGGGGCTAACGGTCTGCACCAATTAAAATCGGCGTATCCGTTACAAATTCATTTATAACGGGATGCACTTTCTCTAACGGGGTGAAAAACTATGCATAAAAACTACGAACAACTTTTTTCTCACCTTACGCCTCCAGAAATGCCGGATAATCTTTTTGAAAAGACGATGCGCCGCATCCAAAAAGAACGTCAATCTTCCATTCTTAAACGAAAGGTGATGATTCTCTCTATCGGAATGATTGGAATAATAGGCGCGGCAGCGGCTTTTATCCCTGCTTTTAAAATGGCGCAAACCGAACTGAGCGAATCTGGCTTTCCGTATTTTTTGTCATTAATATTTTCTGATTTTGAAACTGTGGTTGCATATTGGCAAAACTTCATTATGTCGCTTTTAGAAACATTGCCCGTTATGGGTTTAGCTACACTTCTCCTAACCATCTTAGTGTTTTTAGGCTCACTAAAATTTCTTGTAAGAAATGTTAAATCAATTTTTACACTAACAAATAACGCCTAAATTTATGGATTTCAACCAATTTTTTCGCTCAAAAATATTTAAAATTACACTCTTGACGATCGGGCTGCTAATCATCATTCTGCTTATTTTCCAAGCAGGAATGCTTGTCGGTTTCAAAAAAGCAGGTTTTTCCTACCGCTGGGGAGAGAATTATCATCGTAATTTTGCCGGACCTCGCGGAGGATTCTTTCAAGACTTTGCAGACAAGGATTTTATTGAAGCTCACGGTGTTTTCGGTCCAATTATTAAAATTGACGGTTCTACCCTTGTTATTAAAGGAGAAAGGGATATAGAGAAAATAATTTTATTGAAAGATGACACCGTAATTAAACATTTTCAAGACACAATCAAACCCGGCGATTTAAAAATTGACGACCATATTATCGTTATTGGCTCCCCTAATGATGCTGGTCAAATAGAAGCAAAATTAATTCGGGTTTTGCCGCCGCCATCTTCCGGGATGCCACCACCACCTGGAATGTAACCGTATTTATTAAAGATTATATATCAAAAATATGCTGCGAAATTTTTTCAAAATGATATCGCGCCACAAAATTATCACAACAATAGTTATTCTTGCGCTAGCAGGCGGTGGCTATTTCGGATATAAGGCATTAAAAGGAAACACAACCGAAACCCGCTATGTTTTGGCAACGGTTGAAAAAGGAACACTTGTGACATCGGTTACGGGAACTGGACAAGTGTTACCCGTTAATCAAATAGACATTAAACCCAGAGTTGCCGGCGACATAATTGATATTAATTTGAAAAGCGGCCAAGCGGTGTCTTCCGGCGAAGTTATTGCCAAACTTGATGTGAGAGATGCTACAAAAGCCGTAAGCGATGCAAAAATAAACCTGAATAGCGCAAAACTTGCTTTAGAAAAATTAACATCCTCATCTTTATCAACAAAACAAGATTATGTAGATGCTTATAATACTCTTGAGGGCGCGTTCCTTAATCTCACTACGAGTATTAACGGAATTGATGATATCTTGCATTATTCTTCTTATATCTGGGGTGATAATGGCAAGGCAGTGGAAGCATTCGGAGGCACTGCCACAACATATAGAAAAGACGCGGAACAAAAATATGCCGCCGCGCGCCAAAAATATGATAAAAATTTAAAAGATTATTCAGCTTTAAACCGAGACTCCGCGATAAGCACTTTAGAATCAGTTTTGGAGGAAACATACAACACGATAGAACTCTCCACGGAAGCGATAAAAAGCACAAAAGTACTGGTGGATTATGTCAATAATGAAACTGATCCAAATAATCGCACAACAGCAATGACAGTAGACCAAACGAGTCTTGCGACCTATACAACTAAAGCTGATTCCGATCTTACAGATCTTTTAGCGGCACAACAGGCAATTAAAGATTCGCAACAGGCAATTAAGGATTCACAAATTGATGTTCAATCGCAACAACTCGCTATTCAACTCAAAGAAAGCGCGCTTGGAAGTGTCCAAAAGGACCTCCCGAAGTATACTGTTGTCGCCCCGTTTGATGGCGTGATCACAACCGTAAATTCAAAAAAGGGAGACTCTATTACCACGGCAACAGCAATTGCCACGCTCATTAGCAAAGAGATGATTGCAGAGGTTACCCTTAATGAAGTTGATATGGCGAAAGTTCAATTAGGTCAGAAGGCAACGCTCACCTTTGACGCGATTGAAGGTTTAAGCCTCACAGGGGAGGTGGCAGAAATTGACACACTAGGAACAGTAACCCAAGGAGTGGTGACTTACAATGCGACAATCGCTTTTGATACGCAAGATAAAAGGATAAAACCCAATATGAGCGTTTCCGCCACGATCATCACTGAAGCAAAACAAAATGTTTTGTTGGTTCCCAATTCCGCGGTCAAATCTTCAGGCAATAATACAAATTACGTGGAAATGCTTGAACCGACGGTTATTGCGAGCCAACCTGCGGCAGGGAGTGCTGGCATTGTCTCAAGGACGCCTCCGAGAGACCAACAAATACAAGTTGGTTTAGTGAATGACACATCCACAGAAGTCATAAGCGGACTCAAAGAAGGCGACCAAGTGATTATTCAAACTATCAACACATCAAGTACGCAAAGTACTCAATCGCAAAGTCAAGGTGGTCTATTTCAAGTGCCAGGAGGAGCCAACAGAGGCGGTGGCGCTGGAATTAGAGGCGCTTCGCAAATCCACGACGATTAATTTAACCCCGCTCCCTCCCTCTCCGCCTCCCCCTCGGGCAGGGGGAGAGCCGCTCCCTTCCCCTTCGAACCCGCTACGCCGACCCGCTACGCCAGAGTGTCAGCGAGGCGAGCAGGAGGAGTAAATTTCGTAATTTAAGGTTTAATATGATTGAATGCAAAAATATAACAAAAATATACCAAAGCGGCACAGTGGAAACAATCGCTCTCAAGGGAATATCATTAACCATTAAAGATGGTGAATTTGTGGCTATCATAGGCCCTTCTGGTTCAGGCAAATCAACCCTAATGCACATAATAGGAGCGCTGGATACGCCAACAGAAGGCGAATATTTATTTGATGGTGATGATGTTTCCAAACTTTCTGATGACGAATTAGCCGACATCAGAAAAAATAAAATCGGATTTGTTTTCCAATCATTTAACCTCTTGCCGCGCGCAACCGTTTTGCGCAATGTTGTGTTGCCGCTCGTTTACGCTGGCATCCCAAAGAGTGAGCGTGAAGCGCGAGCGAAAACCGCGCTCCAAAACGCGGGTTTAAGCGAATCTCACTTTAATCATCTTTCTAATCAACTTTCAGGTGGACAAATGCAGAGAGTGGCAATCGCGCGGGCGCTCGTCAACAATCCAACACTGATTTTAGCTGATGAACCAACGGGTAACCTTGATAGTAAAACTGGTGAAGCTGTTCTTAAAACTTTTCAGAGTCTAAACAAACAAGGCAAAACAATTATTTTAATTACTCACGAAAAATATATCGCAGAGAGAACGAAACGCATAATTGATATCAAGGACGGAGAAATTATTGAAGATATTGCTACTCATCATTCTAAAACAGCTCAACAAATTCAAGAATAAAAAATATGTTCATCGCTGATCTATTTCAAGAAACATTTTCGGCTATATTTGTAAATAAAGCACGTTCGGGACTTACTATGCTTGGTATTGTTATTGGCATTGGTTCAGTGATCGCGATGATCTCTATTGGCCAAGGAGCGCAAGGTTCAATTGAATCCAGCATCCAATCAATCGGATCAAATCTAATATTAATTATGCCTGGATTTCAAAGAGGATTCAGCCAAGTTAGCTCCGGGCGCGGCGCGGCAACAACTTTAACCCAAGCCGATGCCGATGCCATCCAAAAAGAAATTACGCTGACGAAAGCTGTTGCTCCGGAAATCTCAAGAAGATATCAAGTAACCGCGAAGGGTAAAAATACCAACACGCAAATTGTGGGAACCGTCGCAGTATATCCAGAAGTGCGCAATATTCAAATTGACAATGGTTCATTTATTTCTGATCAAAATGTGGTTGGTTTATCTAAAGTAGCTGTGCTCGGCCCTACGACAAGAGATGATCTTTTCGGAGAAGGCACAAACCCCATCGGAGCAAGTATCCGCATCAACCACGTGGATTTCAAAGTGATCGGCGTTACTAAATCCAAAGGGGGTAGCGGCTTTGGCAGCCAAGATGATGTGATTTTCGTGCCCCTTTCCACAGCCCAACGGTTTCTCGCGGGCGATACTTACGTGACCACAATCAGCGTGGAAGCAATGGACCAAAACTCTATGGTTACCATTCAGCAGGAAATCAGTGATTTATTGCTCCAAAGACATAATATATCTGATCCCCAGCTCGCCGACTTTCAAATATTAAATCAGCAGGATATTGTGCAAACCGCTTCAACAGTGACAAACACTTTTACAATGCTCCTTGCTTCCATAGCTGGTATCTCTCTTATCGTGGGCGGCATCGGCATTATGAATATGATGCTCACGACCGTCACGGAACGGACGCGGGAAATCGGATTGCGCAAAGCCATTGGCGCCAAAAAGAAAGACATTAATCTTCAATTTCTGACTGAAGCTATTATGCTTACATTTATAAGCGGAATAATTGGGGTCTTCTTGGGGTGGCTGGTCTCTTTAATAATTTCTCATTTTGGTGGTATTGCGACACAAATTTCACTATCTTCAATCATCTTGGCATTTGGCGTGTCAGCCGCTATCGGAATTATCTTTGGTTATTACCCCGCCCGCCGTGCCGCGGGACTAAATCCTATAGAGGCGCTGCGCTATGAATAATACAAAATTTTAATTCTTAATTTTTGATTTTTAACTAACTCTTATTTGCCCTGTTAGAAATAAATTTCTAAACGGAGTCAGAGAATGAGGTTCCCCCAATGGAGTTTGCTTAATTTTTATTGACATTATAAATAAGATAATAATTTAATAACTTAATAAAAAATAACCAAAAAATTATGACTACAGAAAATTTATCAAAAACATCTAACGGGATAAAAAAAATATTGCCTATGGTGATTTTGCTGATATTGGTTATTGGTGGCGGAACTTTTTACGGAGGAATGAAATATAGTCAAAGCAAGAGAGGTAATCCAAACTTCGGAAATCTTTCACCAGAACAACGTCAGCAACTCGGCGCGAACGCGAGAGGAGGATTAAGATCAGGAAATCAGGGAAGAGATAATTTTACTGCTGGAGAAATCATTGCTAAAGATGATAAAAGCGTAACCGTTAAACTCAGTGATGGCGGTTCAAAAATTATTTTCTTTTCGGATTCTACTGAAGTTGTAAAATCGGTGAGCGGCGCTGCAAGCGACTTAGAAATCGGTAAGACAATTACCGTAAATGGCACAGCGAATCAGGACGGCAGTATGACCGCCCAATCAATTCAGCTAAGACCGGCAAATCCACCTACTCCCTAATATGGAAACAAAAGCAAGTATACGGGGAATAAATCCCGCGTTAATTTTGATGCGGGATTTTTATAATCGGAAATAAAAAAAGGTAATTAACTTTTGTTTGTTAATTACCTTAAATAATAATTTCACTATCACGCCGGCCGGACGTCCGTCTTTACAGGTACTTTCTTTTCAGCTTCTTGAACAGCTTTTAGGATTTCATCGAGTCCTGCTTCTCCCTTCTGCACCACCTGACAGCCCATATTTGTTATCTCCTCTAAGACTTCTGAGTCGTCAACCACTTATCCCGCTTTCTTCTTCATTTTAATCTGAACACCTTTCACCGCGATCTTCTCTTTTAAATTAACAACTTTTTTCTTCTTTATCTCTTTGATGGGTTTATCCGAGACTAGGGCTTCATTTAAAACCTGATCCATATTGGAAACGGGGATGAATTTTAATTCAGCTCTCGCTTCTTTCGGAATTTCATTTAAGTCCTTTTGGTTATCCTTGGGAATAATGACCACTTTAGCTCCAGCCCGATGGGCGGCTAAAGCTTTTTCTTTTAAACCGCCGATTTCCAATGTATTGCCGCGAAGCGTCACCTCACCCGTCATTGCCACCTCTCTCTTCACAGGACGCCTAGAAATAGCGGAAATTAAGGCGGTGGTAATCGCAATCCCGGCTGATGGTCCGTCTTTAGGAATGGCGCCGGCAGGAACATGGACATGAATATCATTCTTTTGAAAAAAATTCTCATCAATTCCCAACGCCCGCGCCTTGCTGCGCGCATAGGAAAGAGCGGCTTGCGCCGATTCCTTCATTACCTCGCCGAGCTGACCAGTCAAAATCAAATTACCCTTGCCAACCATTGTCGTGGCTTCAATGGACAAAATTTCGCCGCCAGCCTGGGTCCAGGCAAGACCTGTCACCACCCCGATCTCATTTTTTTTCTCGGTCAAAGAGAGGGCGAATTTGGCTGGCCCAAGGTATTTGCCAAGTTCCGCAAGTTTAATCCGATAGCCTTTTTTCTTACCATTTCCCGCAATCTTGCGCACAATCTTGCGACACAAAGTGGCAATCTCTCTTTCCAGATTACGCACACCCGCTTCCCGCGTATATTCTGTGATCACCGCCCGAATCACCGCATCATTAATTAGCAAATCTTTATTCTTCAAACCGTGGGATTTATACAGTTTTGGCAAAAGATGCCTTTTGGCAATGGCGAGTTTTTCATCCTCGGTATACCCGGGAAAATGAATCACTTCCATCCGATCACGCAGAGCAGAAGGAATCGTGTCTAAAACATTGGCGGTGGTGATAAACATCGCCTTGGATAAGTCAAAGGGCACTTCCAGATAATGATCGGAAAACTCATAATTTTGCTCGGGATCCAGAGCTTCCAAAAGCGCGGAGGTAGGATCGCCGCGAAAATCCTTGCCGACCTTGTCAATCTCATCAAGCATAAAAACAGGATTTTTCTCGCCTACCGTGTTCATTCCTTGAATGATGCGTCCCGGAAGAGCGCCGACATAAGTGCGCCTGTGCCCCCGAATCTCTGCTTCGTCGCGAACCCCGCCCAAGCTCATCCGAAAAAATTTTCGGCCAAGCGCGCGCGCAATAGATTTGCCAATAGAGGTTTTACCCGTGCCGGGCGGTCCTACAAAGCATAAAATCGGCCCTTTAATCTTGCCGACCATCTTCTGCACCGCTAAATATTCAATGATTCTCTCCTTAATCTTTTCCAAGCCATAATGATCCTCGGCTAAAATTTTCTCCGCTTTTTTGATGTCAATTTCGGTTTTCGCTTCCCGCGACCAAGGCAAATCAATGAGCCAGTCCAAATAAGTGCGCAGATAAGAAATTTCCGGCGAAAAAGAAGGCATTTGTTCCATGCGGGCTAATTCTTTCAAAGCGACCTTCTCCACGTTCTCGGGCATCTTTGCCATTTTGATTTTCGCCTGCAAATCTTCACCCCCCGCGCCCTCTCCTTCGCCCAGTTCTTTCTGAATGCTCTTTAATTGCTCGCGCAAAAACATCTCTTTCTGCATTTTGCCTAATTCCTTCTGGGTTTTGCGTTCAATTCTTTTCCCTGTTTCCAAAATTTGTTTCTCGCGCGCGAGGTGGCGAGAGAGCAATGCCAATCTCTCCTGAATGCCCACAGTCTCTAAAATCTTCTGCCGTTCTTCCAGCGATAAATCTAAATTAAAAACAATAAGATCAATCATCTGATCAGGGGTTTTGGCGTTAAAAATCGCGACAAGAACATCCAAAGGAACCATCTTGCCCATAGAAATGCATTCTTTGAATTGGGCGAGAATATTCCGAATCAAAGCCTTGACCGCCAGAGTGTTTTTTTCTTTGGGCTCTAAAACTTTGATCCTCACCTTAAGAAAAGGTGATTCCTGCGCAAGATCCAAAATCTTAGCGCGAGCCATACCTTCTATAATTACCTTTATTGAACCGTCCGGCAATAATAAATCTTGAGCAATCATCGCCACCGTGCCCATTTTGTAAATATTTTTCAAAGTCACTCCCCCTATCTCTTCTTTTTTCCCTTCTTCCTTTTTTGGGGAAATTTGGGTGACAAAAAGGGCAAGGCGATCCTTCTTCACCGCTTCCTCGAGGGCGGCGACGCTTTTTTTCTCGCGAATAATTAAAGGTAAAACCAGTTTTGGAAAAATCACCGCGTCTTGCACTGCAACCAAAGGCATCACTTTTTTAATTTGGGGTTTTTTAGGGTTAGGGGGATTAATCTCTTTACTTTGAAAGTTGAGGCTGAAATCTTCGTTATCTCCCTCAATCTCTCCTTCTTCAGGGTCAATGTCCGCGGGAGCGTTATTTGGATGCATCATTTTTGTTTTTAGGTTAAATATGGAACTGTGAATTATAAAACTTCCATAAAATCATAAAATATTCCTCCCGCTTAGGGAAGCGAGGGGTCTAGGAGGGCTTCTGAAAGTTTATCTCCCACCCCTTCCACCTCCCCCTCGGGCAGGGGGAGGACCGCTCCCACCCCCTCTTGCCTCCCCGCTCAGGGCAGTGGGAGTGCATAAGGCTTAACTAAATTTATTATAACATATTTCAGAAAATAAAAAAGGGCGGTATGTTTTTCAGAACATATGCCCTCAAGACTTTTGAGATCTCTCCTTTCGAAGTTTTTTTAATTCTTTGATACCGGATACCTCAGGCTTGCCTAATTCCTCCAAGACGCGTTTCCAATATTTATCCCTTTGAAGAATACAACCGCCCCCGCAAAGAAGACCAAATAAAAAAAATAAAATAGCGGGAAGAATCCATTCCATTCTAACACTCCTTTTCATAATAAGGACACACTTTACAAGCATATGATCTTGTTTCACTACAATGAAAGCATTCGGGCGGATCCGTATAATGCGGAGCATTTTTTATCCCTCGCCAAAGAGGATAAACTATAACCACAAACAAAAAAAAGGCTATAAGAATACTGAAAAGCATCCTCATTCAGTACACCTCCTATCATTGAATAATTATCACCGCTTTCCTTCCCTGTTCTATTTTCTCTTTCGTCCCAGGGAAATCGTGAATCGCGTTATATAATACATCGTAAGGATAGAAGTAATGTTCACCGCGCCGCGTGCCGGGGTCATTAGCGATAAATCCCTTTTCATTAAAACCAATCAAAACTAAATTGTGATATAAAGGACCGGGTGGGGTAAAATAAGGATTATAGAGAAGGCGGCCCGCTGCCGGAACAATAACGGGATTACCAGCCGCAATTTCTCTTTTTAAGCTAGAAATACTAATATCATAGCTTACCCTTACTTTTTTGTAATGATAACACTCTTCTGCCAATTTAGCAATACCCTCGGCATCACTATCTTTGTAATCGCCATAATGCTTAATCTGGAACTCAATGAGCGCGTCCAGCTCCTGCCGCATTAACTCTTTGGTTAAAACTTTCTTTTGCCGAAAATAATGAACCATCACGATACTCGCTTCTTCGCAGGATTCCTCGTCGCGTTCGTCCCACTTGCTATAAGGGGATTGGGAAGCGAAGGGCACATCTAATAGAAATTCCGAAGGTATTTTCTCTTCTTCACGGGGGATCTTTGCTGACGCAAGGGGCAAAGAACCTTGAGGCAAACTACTCGTGTCTTTTTGCTCCTTTACCTCCATAGTCTCAGGGGTTGAGGGCAAATCACTATTGTGTTGCGCGGATTGCTGTACTTCTAAAAATTCTACCTCCACCCTACTCCAATATAAAATAAACCCCGCGGCAATAATGCTCAAGGTTAAAACTAGGAAGATGCTTTTCTTAGGTGAAATAATCATTAAAAAAATTATTCAGAGACCTGAAAATATAATTCTAAAACCACACCAAGAATTAAAACTCCTAACAAAACATAAGGCATCCAGTGAGAAAAAGGCAGGCGATAAGAAACCCTCTTTTTCCCTTTGCGCCGCGCGGCGTAAAAAAGCTTAATCATCAAGACGCCCTCAATTCCAACAATAAAAACACCTATTAAAGAAATAATCCCTATAAAATCCCGCGCTCCCACCAAAAATAAACACAGCGGAACAATAAGGGTAATAAAGGTTGCTAAATGCTGATTTATTTTATAATCATACCAAAGAATTTTTTTAAAATTTGATCCTATAGTGAAAAAAGAAGTCATTATAGCCAAAAAACCCAAAAAGGCGCCAAAAATCACCACCCATTTGCCTAAAAATAATTCTAAAGCCGAAATCGCATCCTTGGTTACGGCTGGACCAGCTATCCCAATGACAAGGACTGCGAAAAAGAAAAAAACAAATAAAGGCACTAAGGTACCGATGACAATTGCTCTTTTAATCTTGAAGGGTTTTCTTTTTAATACTTCCACTATCTCCGGCACAGCGCATCCCCCGCTTAAAGAAAATAAAACTGCTCCATAAGGAAAGAAGAAGTCAGCCACACTCACTTTGGCTAGATTACCTGCCTGAACATAAGGCAACCCCCAAAATCCCAAAATGACAATCATTAAAAAAAGGAGCAAACCAACTAAAATCAAATTTATTTTATCCAGTAATTTGACCCCGAAGATAACGCCAGGAGCGAGGAGGGCGAAAAAAAATAAAGTATAAATTTCTACCGAGCCTCCTAACCAGAAATGGAAAATATTCTGGAGGAAAACGCCGCCAAGAACTAAATAAGCAAGCAGAGTGCCAATATGCCCAAATGCACTCATTACGGTGGCAAAAATTTGGACTTTGCGGGAAAAATATTTTTTGATGAAGCCGATATAGCGCCGTTTACCCGGCGTACGCAACACAACCTCTCCATAAAGCAAATGCAAATAAAGGGTGAGACAGCCTCCCAAAAATAACAAAAGCGCGCCCAAAAAAAAGCCGCTTTTCTCCATCGCGTAAGGAAGACCGAATATACCCGCGCCGATAATGGTGCCTACAAGAAGCGAGACAGCGTACCAAAAAGTTTTATTTTTCATGAATTTAGAATCAAGAAGCAAGAATCAAGGAGCGATTTGATTTTACCATATTTAAGTCTCATTTCAAAACCTTAATTCTTAATTCGTAATTCTTGCTTCTGATTAAAAGTGGATAACCCTCTATCCCCTATTTTAAAAATATGCTATAGTGATATGATTTCTTGATACTTATCCACAACTTTTAGAAACAAAATAAAATAATTCCTCCTTCCTTTGATAATTTATCCCGTTAGAAATAAATTTCTAACCAGGGTTTACAAAGGAAGGAAACGGGAAATAGAAAGGAGGTGATTATTCTTGGATAACAATACTCTCTTTAATGAAGAAGACGACAAAAAAGAAAAAGATTCAAAAAAAGATGAGATTGAAGACGAGTTAAATTTAGAAGAAGGAGAAGAGGATATCATTCCGATTGAAGAAACCGGCGGGGGCGGACGTAAAATTCTTTGGACCATCGTTGTCTTGATTATTATTGGGTTAGGCATTTATTCTTTCGCGAAAAGAGAGCAAATCAGAGAAAGCCTGAAGAGCCAAACAGGCGAAGACCAAACAGGAGAACTAGGAGCAGCTTCTGAAACAACTCTAGAAAAATTTACCTGGGAGAATCAAGATCAAAACACAGGTGAAACTCAAGCCAAGACTAGCATCCAAGAGGAGGACAATAAAATTGTCACCACGGAAACCGAACCGCCAAAACTAGAAGAATTTACTGCCAATGGAGAAGAAGGTACGGATGGATCCGCAGACACCCAGACGGAAGTGAAAGAAGAAGTGACCGCAAACGCGCAAGAAAATACCCCACCCGCTATAGAAAGCCAAGAAGATAAATTTGTCGTTGCCGCGCAAAAAGGAGAAGGGATCACCAATCTTGCCCGCCGCGCCCTCAAAGAATATCTGGATAAGACCAACCGCGGAGGAGAACTCAATGCCGAACAAAAAATTTACATTGAGGATTATCTCCAAAACAAAACTGGCACCGAAAGGCTGGGAATCAATGAAACGCGAACGTTTACGGTGGGAATGATGGAAGAATCTATCAATGCCGCAAAACAGCTCAATGAAAAACAACTTAAAAATTTGGAAAAATATTCAAAGCTTGTTTATTCCGAATGAAAATATAAAAAACCGTAATGGAGCCTGTTTTAAAATGGGTTCCATAAAATAAAAAAGCCCTCCACTTAAAAAATGGAGGGGCAGAAAATAAAAAGCAGCCGCTCGCGAAAAGGCATGCCAAAAACCGCGGGCGGTTTTGTTTTCACCCCCTATGGTATAGATGGGGGTACTATTTTAAAACAGAAAACTGTTTCTCCTTACTTGAGATGAGATCTGCCAGGGAATCAATAATCTCCTCTGATTTTACACCTAGCTTCAGAAAATCTTCTCTTTTCATATAACTGGAGGTAATCATTAGTACCCCCACGCCAGCAGCTTTCCCTGCCATAAAATCAGATTTATAACTATCGCCAATCAGGAGAATCTCGCTAGGCTTGATGGGCCATTGCTGCAAAATAGGATCAAAAACCCGGGGGTCAGGCTTCTTAAAGTCGTCGTCACGGGTAATAATAATGTCAAAAACATTCAGATCTAAACCTAAGCGCCGAGCATGCCACCTCAAAATCTTTGAACTGCGGACAGTAACTATCCCCAATAAATATTCTTCTCTTTTTAAGTAAGATATCACATCAATGGCACCAGGGATTAAATCCTTCCTTGATGTTCCTAAGGGCAAAGAAAGATAAGCGCTAACCTCTTGCAAAAACAAATAAATAACCAGAGGGATATTCTTTAAGGTCTTCCATAATCCTAAACGATAAGCCGTTTTGAAACAAAGCCCTAAAGAATTGGTCAAAAAGAGCCGCAACACTCCATCAAAATCA encodes the following:
- a CDS encoding efflux RND transporter periplasmic adaptor subunit yields the protein MLRNFFKMISRHKIITTIVILALAGGGYFGYKALKGNTTETRYVLATVEKGTLVTSVTGTGQVLPVNQIDIKPRVAGDIIDINLKSGQAVSSGEVIAKLDVRDATKAVSDAKINLNSAKLALEKLTSSSLSTKQDYVDAYNTLEGAFLNLTTSINGIDDILHYSSYIWGDNGKAVEAFGGTATTYRKDAEQKYAAARQKYDKNLKDYSALNRDSAISTLESVLEETYNTIELSTEAIKSTKVLVDYVNNETDPNNRTTAMTVDQTSLATYTTKADSDLTDLLAAQQAIKDSQQAIKDSQIDVQSQQLAIQLKESALGSVQKDLPKYTVVAPFDGVITTVNSKKGDSITTATAIATLISKEMIAEVTLNEVDMAKVQLGQKATLTFDAIEGLSLTGEVAEIDTLGTVTQGVVTYNATIAFDTQDKRIKPNMSVSATIITEAKQNVLLVPNSAVKSSGNNTNYVEMLEPTVIASQPAAGSAGIVSRTPPRDQQIQVGLVNDTSTEVISGLKEGDQVIIQTINTSSTQSTQSQSQGGLFQVPGGANRGGGAGIRGASQIHDD
- a CDS encoding sigma-70 family RNA polymerase sigma factor; the protein is MLMTQNRSDKQLIADYLAGDEPSLEVLIQQYLKPIYSFVYRYVGNMDNTEDITQEVFARMWKNIKKFDPKRKFKTWLFSIAKNAAIDFLRKKKTIPFSEFFAQGRSAFDGKNEEGENMIYETLSDPAPLPDELLERADIAQMLASAMDKLSPKYRMVIFLRYNDHFTFHEIAESLEEPLNTVKSRHRRALVKLRQIITKSA
- the lon gene encoding endopeptidase La, with protein sequence MMHPNNAPADIDPEEGEIEGDNEDFSLNFQSKEINPPNPKKPQIKKVMPLVAVQDAVIFPKLVLPLIIREKKSVAALEEAVKKDRLALFVTQISPKKEEGKKEEIGGVTLKNIYKMGTVAMIAQDLLLPDGSIKVIIEGMARAKILDLAQESPFLKVRIKVLEPKEKNTLAVKALIRNILAQFKECISMGKMVPLDVLVAIFNAKTPDQMIDLIVFNLDLSLEERQKILETVGIQERLALLSRHLAREKQILETGKRIERKTQKELGKMQKEMFLREQLKSIQKELGEGEGAGGEDLQAKIKMAKMPENVEKVALKELARMEQMPSFSPEISYLRTYLDWLIDLPWSREAKTEIDIKKAEKILAEDHYGLEKIKERIIEYLAVQKMVGKIKGPILCFVGPPGTGKTSIGKSIARALGRKFFRMSLGGVRDEAEIRGHRRTYVGALPGRIIQGMNTVGEKNPVFMLDEIDKVGKDFRGDPTSALLEALDPEQNYEFSDHYLEVPFDLSKAMFITTANVLDTIPSALRDRMEVIHFPGYTEDEKLAIAKRHLLPKLYKSHGLKNKDLLINDAVIRAVITEYTREAGVRNLEREIATLCRKIVRKIAGNGKKKGYRIKLAELGKYLGPAKFALSLTEKKNEIGVVTGLAWTQAGGEILSIEATTMVGKGNLILTGQLGEVMKESAQAALSYARSKARALGIDENFFQKNDIHVHVPAGAIPKDGPSAGIAITTALISAISRRPVKREVAMTGEVTLRGNTLEIGGLKEKALAAHRAGAKVVIIPKDNQKDLNEIPKEARAELKFIPVSNMDQVLNEALVSDKPIKEIKKKKVVNLKEKIAVKGVQIKMKKKAG
- a CDS encoding ABC transporter permease; this translates as MFIADLFQETFSAIFVNKARSGLTMLGIVIGIGSVIAMISIGQGAQGSIESSIQSIGSNLILIMPGFQRGFSQVSSGRGAATTLTQADADAIQKEITLTKAVAPEISRRYQVTAKGKNTNTQIVGTVAVYPEVRNIQIDNGSFISDQNVVGLSKVAVLGPTTRDDLFGEGTNPIGASIRINHVDFKVIGVTKSKGGSGFGSQDDVIFVPLSTAQRFLAGDTYVTTISVEAMDQNSMVTIQQEISDLLLQRHNISDPQLADFQILNQQDIVQTASTVTNTFTMLLASIAGISLIVGGIGIMNMMLTTVTERTREIGLRKAIGAKKKDINLQFLTEAIMLTFISGIIGVFLGWLVSLIISHFGGIATQISLSSIILAFGVSAAIGIIFGYYPARRAAGLNPIEALRYE
- a CDS encoding ABC transporter ATP-binding protein; translation: MIECKNITKIYQSGTVETIALKGISLTIKDGEFVAIIGPSGSGKSTLMHIIGALDTPTEGEYLFDGDDVSKLSDDELADIRKNKIGFVFQSFNLLPRATVLRNVVLPLVYAGIPKSEREARAKTALQNAGLSESHFNHLSNQLSGGQMQRVAIARALVNNPTLILADEPTGNLDSKTGEAVLKTFQSLNKQGKTIILITHEKYIAERTKRIIDIKDGEIIEDIATHHSKTAQQIQE